One genomic region from Sulfuriflexus mobilis encodes:
- a CDS encoding succinate dehydrogenase assembly factor 2: protein MMTADTASAAHARLYWQCRRGMLELDTLLQGFLERGYAALDRQGQQSFNALLDCPDTELLEYLMGRQRHREVHINHVIEAIRRCAAP, encoded by the coding sequence ATGATGACAGCCGATACCGCCTCAGCGGCGCATGCGCGTCTGTACTGGCAGTGTCGACGTGGCATGCTCGAGCTCGATACCCTGTTACAGGGTTTCCTTGAGCGGGGTTACGCTGCGCTCGATAGACAAGGCCAACAGAGTTTTAACGCGTTGCTTGATTGTCCGGATACCGAACTGCTCGAATACCTGATGGGCAGACAAAGACACAGGGAGGTGCATATCAATCATGTCATCGAGGCGATCCGACGCTGCGCTGCACCTTAA
- a CDS encoding succinate dehydrogenase iron-sulfur subunit, with product MRFSIYRYDPQTDSTPRMQEYELAVQDGMMLLEALNLLKEEDESLSFRRSCGEGVCGSDAMNINGRNGLACITPVSSLGNKVILRPLPGQPVIRDLIVDLSQFYKQYRAVKPWLQNDEPEPEVERLQSPAQREELDGLYECILCACCSTACPSFWWNPERFLGPAALLQACRFVVDSRDQATEQRLTMLDDAYKLFRCHSIMNCAEVCPKGLNPTQAIGRIKQGMLKKSL from the coding sequence ATGCGTTTTTCTATCTATCGTTATGACCCGCAGACGGATAGCACACCACGCATGCAGGAATATGAACTGGCCGTGCAGGATGGCATGATGCTGCTCGAGGCACTCAACCTGCTCAAGGAAGAGGATGAGAGTTTATCCTTCCGCCGTTCGTGCGGGGAGGGCGTGTGTGGTTCGGATGCTATGAATATCAATGGTCGTAATGGCCTGGCCTGTATCACCCCGGTTTCTTCACTGGGCAACAAGGTGATATTGCGGCCCTTACCCGGGCAACCGGTGATCCGTGACCTGATCGTCGACCTCTCGCAGTTCTATAAACAGTACCGTGCCGTTAAACCCTGGTTACAGAATGACGAACCGGAACCCGAGGTCGAGCGTCTGCAAAGCCCGGCCCAGCGTGAGGAACTTGACGGCCTGTATGAATGTATCCTCTGCGCCTGTTGCTCAACGGCCTGCCCCTCCTTCTGGTGGAACCCGGAACGTTTTCTTGGTCCGGCGGCCCTGTTGCAGGCCTGTCGTTTTGTCGTCGACAGTCGTGACCAGGCCACTGAGCAACGTCTGACGATGCTTGATGATGCCTATAAGCTGTTCCGCTGTCACAGTATTATGAACTGTGCCGAGGTCTGCCCGAAGGGTCTGAACCCGACCCAGGCCATCGGCCGGATCAAGCAGGGCATGCTGAAGAAGTCGTTATGA
- the sdhA gene encoding succinate dehydrogenase flavoprotein subunit has translation MSLVRRKFDTLVIGAGGAGLRAALQLSQDEAMVAVVSKVFPTRSHTVAAQGGVNASLGNVTEDNWHWHMFDTVKGSDYLGDQDAIEYMCRAAPRIVYELEHMGVPFSRKDDGRIYQRPFGGQSQNFGGAQATRTCAAADRTGHAILHALYQQNIAARTHFFDEYFAIELLRDDEGYILGALIMDIATGEPMVIEAKTTLLATGGAAQIFRTSTNAMINTGDGMGMALRAGIPMQDMEFFQFHPTGMAGKGMLITEGARGEGGYLINGEGERFMERYAPKARDLASRDVVSRAIAVEIREGRGCGPNKDHILLKVDHLGREVVHKRLPGICDMTQTFLNIDPADKPIPVFPTAHYTMGGIPTNRHGQVVIPVSSGPEEEVPGLYAAGECACVSVHGANRLGGNSLLDILVFGRASANHIKQYLTENRHHRELQESSIDVAMQRLQRWQQKGEGESVAGLRNELKRVMEQHCGVFRTEEVLQEGLDKVLAIEARLPDARLTDHSQAFNTARIEALELENLMDVAIATVCSALARQESRGAHSRMDYPERNDVNWLKHTLFYKDGRQLDFKPVHTKPMSVETFPPKERVY, from the coding sequence ATGAGTTTGGTCCGGCGCAAGTTCGATACGCTGGTGATTGGTGCCGGTGGTGCGGGTCTGCGTGCTGCCTTGCAGTTATCCCAGGACGAGGCCATGGTCGCAGTGGTCTCCAAGGTCTTTCCGACCCGCTCCCATACTGTGGCCGCTCAGGGCGGGGTAAATGCCTCACTCGGTAATGTGACCGAGGATAACTGGCACTGGCACATGTTCGATACCGTCAAGGGCAGTGATTATCTCGGTGATCAGGATGCGATTGAATATATGTGTCGGGCGGCACCGCGCATCGTCTATGAACTCGAGCACATGGGTGTACCGTTTTCGCGCAAGGATGATGGCCGGATCTATCAACGTCCGTTTGGTGGCCAGAGTCAGAATTTTGGTGGTGCGCAGGCGACCCGAACCTGTGCCGCCGCAGACCGGACCGGTCATGCGATCCTGCATGCCTTGTATCAACAAAATATCGCCGCCCGCACCCACTTTTTTGATGAATATTTTGCCATCGAACTTTTGCGTGATGACGAAGGTTATATCCTTGGCGCACTGATCATGGACATTGCCACGGGTGAACCCATGGTGATCGAGGCCAAGACCACGTTGTTGGCCACCGGCGGGGCGGCGCAGATCTTCCGTACCTCGACCAATGCCATGATCAATACCGGCGACGGTATGGGCATGGCGTTGCGTGCCGGGATCCCAATGCAGGACATGGAGTTTTTCCAGTTCCACCCGACCGGTATGGCCGGCAAGGGCATGTTGATCACCGAGGGCGCGCGCGGTGAGGGTGGTTATCTCATCAATGGCGAGGGCGAGCGTTTTATGGAACGCTACGCGCCGAAGGCCAGGGACCTGGCCAGTCGTGACGTGGTCAGTCGGGCCATCGCTGTCGAGATACGCGAAGGCCGTGGTTGTGGGCCGAACAAGGATCACATCCTGTTAAAGGTCGATCACCTCGGTCGCGAGGTTGTGCACAAGCGCCTGCCGGGTATTTGTGATATGACACAGACGTTTTTGAATATTGACCCGGCCGATAAACCGATCCCGGTTTTTCCCACGGCTCACTACACCATGGGCGGGATCCCGACCAACCGCCATGGCCAGGTGGTGATCCCGGTATCCTCCGGGCCGGAAGAAGAGGTGCCAGGCCTGTACGCCGCCGGCGAATGTGCCTGTGTCTCGGTACACGGGGCGAATCGGCTGGGTGGTAATTCGCTACTGGACATCCTGGTCTTTGGGCGGGCCTCGGCCAACCATATCAAGCAGTACCTGACTGAAAACCGTCATCACCGTGAGTTGCAGGAGTCGAGTATCGACGTGGCCATGCAGCGTCTGCAACGCTGGCAGCAAAAGGGCGAGGGGGAGTCGGTCGCCGGTCTGCGTAACGAACTAAAACGGGTCATGGAACAACACTGTGGGGTCTTCCGTACCGAAGAGGTCCTGCAGGAAGGTCTGGACAAGGTACTCGCTATCGAGGCGCGACTGCCCGATGCCCGGCTGACGGACCATAGTCAGGCCTTTAACACGGCACGCATCGAGGCACTGGAACTGGAAAATCTCATGGATGTCGCCATCGCAACGGTGTGTTCGGCACTGGCCCGCCAGGAGAGTCGCGGTGCGCATTCACGTATGGATTATCCAGAACGAAATGACGTGAACTGGCTGAAGCATACCCTGTTCTATAAAGATGGCCGGCAGTTGGATTTCAAACCGGTACATACAAAGCCTATGTCGGTGGAGACCTTCCCGCCCAAGGAACGGGTGTACTGA
- the sdhD gene encoding succinate dehydrogenase, hydrophobic membrane anchor protein has protein sequence MTGGLSGFRAWLLQRVTAIYLALFVLFIPLYMWQQASRDYLAWRGLLAEPVIALLFALFFLALCLHAWVGVRDILVDYVSALGLRFLLLSMTAIILISQLLWAWSILLVNSGVV, from the coding sequence ATGACGGGGGGCTTGAGCGGTTTTCGCGCCTGGTTGTTACAGCGGGTCACGGCTATATACCTGGCCTTGTTTGTGCTGTTTATACCTTTATATATGTGGCAACAGGCTAGTCGTGACTACCTGGCCTGGCGAGGGCTGCTGGCCGAACCCGTTATCGCCTTGCTCTTTGCCCTGTTTTTCCTTGCCCTTTGTCTGCATGCCTGGGTCGGTGTGCGCGATATCCTGGTGGATTATGTGTCTGCGCTGGGCCTACGTTTCTTGCTGCTGAGCATGACGGCGATTATCTTGATCAGCCAGTTGCTCTGGGCCTGGTCGATCTTGCTCGTTAATAGTGGGGTGGTCTGA
- the sdhC gene encoding succinate dehydrogenase, cytochrome b556 subunit, translated as MNKPGAPVFLNLLQIHLPVTAILSILHRLSGAILFLILPGLIYVLQESLHSAERFNQLLALLVTSLPARLLAFVLLWAIFHHLFAGLRFLLLDLEWGIQRRQARLTAWLVNALALLTTVLLWGCL; from the coding sequence ATGAATAAACCGGGTGCACCTGTCTTTTTGAACCTGTTACAGATCCATCTGCCCGTCACGGCGATCCTGTCGATTCTGCACCGCCTTTCCGGTGCAATATTATTCCTGATCCTGCCCGGGCTTATCTATGTCCTGCAGGAATCCCTGCACAGTGCCGAGCGTTTTAATCAACTACTGGCTTTACTGGTTACCAGCCTGCCGGCCAGGCTGCTGGCATTTGTGTTGTTGTGGGCCATATTCCACCATTTGTTTGCCGGCTTGCGGTTTTTATTGCTTGACCTTGAGTGGGGTATCCAGCGCCGCCAGGCCAGGCTGACGGCATGGCTGGTCAATGCTCTGGCGCTGTTGACGACGGTGTTACTCTGGGGGTGTCTATGA
- a CDS encoding YgfZ/GcvT domain-containing protein, producing MQNQQARLDEQGWPVFADAHEEAHATKTTTIMADMSPIGVIRISGEEATDFLQGQFSNDIKQIDEQSAQLNSYCSPKGRILASFWLYRQDNAYYMLLPVDNLPAILKRLKMYVLMAKVTLEDVSEENACLGLAGPEADSLVQQHLCATAIEASGTCRHGALTLIRLPGKAVRYLLSGPVAEMRSVWQKLSATCTPVGYRAWQLLDIEAGLPSVYLKNVEAFVPQMINLHAINGISFKKGCYPGQEIVARMHYLGKLKRRMYRARVDCDNPPQAGDALFAPDGDSGQGTGRVVMASPAVEGGYELLAVVQINSVDNGDVHLHSAGGPLLNFIPLDYPVPLEREA from the coding sequence TTGCAAAACCAACAAGCCCGCCTGGATGAGCAAGGCTGGCCTGTTTTTGCCGATGCCCACGAAGAGGCCCATGCAACAAAAACCACGACCATCATGGCCGATATGTCACCCATCGGGGTTATTCGCATCAGCGGTGAAGAGGCAACCGATTTTTTGCAGGGACAGTTCAGTAATGACATCAAACAAATCGACGAACAAAGCGCACAACTGAACAGCTACTGCTCGCCGAAGGGTCGTATCCTCGCCAGCTTCTGGCTCTATCGCCAGGATAATGCCTATTACATGCTGTTACCCGTTGATAACCTGCCGGCCATTCTCAAGCGTCTGAAAATGTATGTGCTCATGGCCAAGGTCACACTCGAGGATGTCAGTGAGGAAAACGCTTGCCTGGGGCTGGCAGGACCCGAGGCAGACAGTCTGGTGCAACAACATCTTTGTGCTACGGCCATTGAGGCTTCCGGCACCTGCCGGCATGGCGCGCTCACCCTCATACGCCTGCCAGGCAAGGCCGTACGTTACCTGCTGAGTGGACCGGTTGCCGAGATGCGGTCAGTCTGGCAAAAGCTGTCTGCCACGTGCACACCGGTTGGCTACCGTGCCTGGCAACTCCTCGATATTGAAGCCGGTCTGCCCTCCGTCTACCTGAAAAATGTTGAGGCCTTTGTGCCACAGATGATCAACCTGCATGCGATTAACGGTATCAGTTTCAAAAAAGGTTGTTACCCGGGACAGGAAATCGTCGCCCGCATGCACTACCTCGGCAAACTTAAGCGGCGTATGTACCGTGCACGGGTCGATTGTGACAACCCGCCACAAGCCGGTGATGCGCTATTTGCCCCGGACGGTGACAGTGGCCAGGGGACTGGGCGGGTGGTCATGGCCAGCCCGGCGGTAGAGGGCGGTTATGAATTACTCGCCGTGGTCCAGATCAATAGCGTCGACAACGGCGACGTCCACCTGCACAGTGCCGGTGGCCCGCTATTAAACTTTATCCCACTGGATTACCCGGTACCGCTCGAACGCGAGGCCTGA
- a CDS encoding HDOD domain-containing protein yields MLSAEEFYSQLIKDIQSNQLVLPTLPEVALKVRDTVENEDVSAKEVADVISTDAALSARLIQVANSPMYRGNKQIEDIQTAVARLGFTTTRDIVTGLVMQQMFQATSEVTDKRLRHIWEHSTQVASISQVLCSQFTKLKKDQAMLAGLVHDIGALPILVAAEDMPELLEDEATLDKLIKELHPRLGKMILESWHFLPEISAVAAEHEDLSRNSGDEIDYVDLVQVANLQSYIGTNHPLASVNFDDVPACVKLGLGGDVNVVDMDGFEDLDDIQKSLLG; encoded by the coding sequence GTGCTGTCTGCGGAAGAATTTTACTCACAGTTGATTAAAGATATTCAGAGTAATCAGCTGGTCTTACCTACACTTCCCGAGGTAGCCCTGAAAGTCCGGGATACCGTTGAAAATGAGGATGTTTCGGCCAAAGAAGTGGCTGACGTTATCAGTACCGATGCTGCGCTCTCGGCGCGACTGATCCAGGTCGCCAACAGCCCGATGTACCGTGGTAACAAGCAGATCGAGGACATACAGACCGCCGTGGCCCGACTCGGTTTTACCACCACCCGCGACATCGTTACCGGTCTGGTGATGCAACAAATGTTCCAGGCCACATCAGAAGTTACTGACAAGCGCCTGCGCCATATCTGGGAACACAGCACCCAGGTGGCGAGTATCTCTCAGGTACTTTGTTCGCAATTCACCAAGTTGAAAAAAGATCAGGCGATGTTGGCGGGTCTGGTGCATGACATCGGTGCCCTGCCGATTCTTGTCGCCGCGGAAGACATGCCGGAGCTGTTGGAGGATGAAGCAACGCTGGATAAACTCATCAAGGAACTGCACCCGCGCCTGGGCAAGATGATCCTCGAATCCTGGCACTTCCTGCCCGAGATCAGCGCGGTGGCTGCCGAACATGAAGACCTGAGCCGCAATTCTGGTGATGAGATTGATTATGTTGACCTGGTACAGGTCGCCAACCTGCAATCCTATATTGGTACCAACCACCCGCTCGCCAGCGTCAATTTTGACGACGTGCCTGCCTGCGTGAAGCTCGGACTGGGTGGTGATGTCAACGTCGTCGATATGGACGGTTTTGAAGACCTCGATGATATCCAGAAATCACTTCTGGGATAG
- the lysS gene encoding lysine--tRNA ligase translates to MADNEEHEHIAQRRAKLDSLREEGIAFPNDFRRDVMAGELHAEYGDKSKEELDASPVRASVAGRMMTRRVMGKLSFCHIKDMSGDIQLYVARDELPEGVYNTQFKKWDLGDIIGAEGVLTKTDKGELSVRVDSVRLLTKALRPLPDKFHGLVDQEARYRQRYLDLIMNETSRNTFKVRTQIISYIRNFFNARDFLEVETPMMQTIPGGAAAKPFLTHHNALDMQLYLRIAPELYLKRLVVGGFERVYEINRNFRNEGLSTRHNPEFTMIEFYEAYATYHDLMDQTEELLRGLAEDLLGKSVIEYQGEQYDFGKPFTRMSVTESILHFNPEVTAAQIAELDGARKVAEGLGIPLKDSYGLGKVQIEIFEKTVEHRLKDPTFITAYPAEVSPLARRNDNDPHVTDRFEFFVGGREIANGFSELNDAEDQAERFREQVLQKDAGDDEAMHFDADYVVALEHGMPPTAGEGIGIDRLVMLFTDSPSIRDVLLFPHMRHRED, encoded by the coding sequence ATGGCCGACAACGAAGAACACGAACATATTGCCCAGCGCAGGGCGAAATTGGACTCGCTACGCGAGGAAGGCATCGCCTTTCCGAATGATTTCCGTCGTGATGTCATGGCAGGTGAACTACATGCTGAGTACGGTGATAAATCCAAGGAAGAACTCGATGCCAGTCCGGTGCGAGCCAGTGTTGCCGGCCGCATGATGACGCGGCGTGTTATGGGAAAGTTGAGCTTCTGCCATATCAAGGACATGTCCGGTGATATTCAGTTGTACGTTGCCAGGGATGAGTTGCCTGAGGGAGTCTACAATACGCAGTTCAAGAAGTGGGACCTGGGTGACATTATTGGCGCGGAGGGCGTGCTCACGAAGACGGACAAGGGCGAGTTGTCAGTCAGGGTAGATAGCGTGCGCCTGCTAACCAAGGCATTGCGTCCCTTGCCGGACAAATTTCATGGCCTGGTTGACCAGGAGGCACGTTATCGTCAGCGTTACCTTGACCTGATTATGAATGAGACCTCGCGTAACACCTTCAAGGTGCGTACGCAGATCATTAGTTATATCCGTAACTTCTTTAACGCGCGTGACTTCCTCGAGGTGGAAACGCCGATGATGCAGACTATACCCGGTGGTGCAGCGGCTAAACCGTTTCTGACCCATCACAATGCACTGGATATGCAGTTATACCTGCGTATTGCGCCGGAGCTTTACCTGAAGCGTCTCGTCGTCGGTGGCTTTGAACGTGTTTATGAGATCAATCGTAACTTCCGCAACGAAGGGCTATCGACGCGCCACAACCCGGAATTCACCATGATTGAATTCTACGAGGCCTATGCCACATATCACGACCTCATGGACCAAACTGAAGAATTGCTGCGAGGACTGGCCGAAGATCTGCTAGGCAAGTCGGTCATTGAATATCAGGGGGAGCAGTATGACTTTGGCAAACCGTTCACGCGCATGTCGGTCACCGAATCCATCCTGCACTTTAACCCGGAGGTAACGGCTGCACAGATAGCTGAACTGGATGGCGCGCGTAAAGTGGCCGAAGGTCTCGGTATCCCGCTCAAGGACAGCTATGGTCTGGGCAAGGTACAGATCGAGATATTTGAGAAAACCGTCGAACACCGTCTCAAGGACCCGACCTTTATCACCGCTTACCCGGCCGAGGTCTCGCCACTGGCACGGCGTAATGACAATGACCCGCATGTTACCGACCGTTTCGAGTTCTTTGTCGGCGGCCGGGAGATCGCCAATGGTTTCTCCGAGTTGAATGATGCCGAGGACCAGGCCGAACGCTTCCGTGAGCAGGTCTTGCAAAAGGATGCCGGTGATGACGAGGCCATGCACTTTGATGCCGATTACGTCGTCGCCCTTGAGCACGGTATGCCGCCAACGGCAGGTGAGGGGATCGGCATCGACCGCCTGGTGATGTTATTTACCGACTCACCATCGATCCGTGACGTGTTGTTGTTCCCGCATATGCGACATAGAGAAGATTGA
- the prfB gene encoding peptide chain release factor 2 (programmed frameshift), giving the protein MLELNPIYTRIKDMQLRSDELRGYLDYDNKSERLTEVSRELEDPDIWNDPERAQALGRERAMLEQVVETLDTLNAALDEARELLELAEADQDEDTVESVVADLDSQEEGLAKLEFQRMFSGKMDANNAFLDIQAGSGGTEAQDWAEMLLRMYLRWGEQHGFKTEIIEASAGEVAGIKSATVQFSGPYAFGWLRTESGVHRLVRKSPFDSGNRRHTSFSAVFVSPEVDDDIDIDINPADLRIDVYRASGAGGQHVNRTESAVRITHNPTGTVVQCQNDRSQHKNKATAMKQLKAKLYELEMQKRNAESQVVEDSKSDIGWGSQIRSYVLDQSRIKDLRTGVETGNTQAVLDGDLDKFIEASLKKGL; this is encoded by the exons ATGCTGGAACTGAACCCCATCTATACCCGGATCAAGGATATGCAACTTCGCTCTGACGAGCTTAGGGGGTATCTT GACTACGATAACAAGTCTGAACGCCTGACCGAGGTCAGCCGCGAACTTGAAGACCCCGATATCTGGAACGACCCCGAGCGCGCGCAGGCCCTTGGCCGTGAGCGTGCCATGCTCGAGCAGGTCGTCGAGACCCTCGACACCCTAAATGCCGCCCTCGACGAGGCCAGGGAACTGCTTGAACTGGCCGAGGCCGATCAGGACGAGGACACGGTCGAGTCGGTGGTCGCCGACCTGGACAGTCAGGAAGAGGGGCTGGCCAAGCTCGAATTTCAACGCATGTTCTCCGGTAAGATGGACGCGAACAATGCCTTTCTCGATATCCAGGCCGGTTCCGGTGGTACTGAGGCGCAGGACTGGGCCGAGATGCTGCTGCGCATGTATCTGCGCTGGGGTGAACAGCACGGTTTCAAGACCGAGATCATCGAGGCCTCGGCAGGGGAAGTCGCGGGTATCAAGTCGGCCACCGTGCAGTTCAGCGGCCCCTATGCCTTTGGCTGGTTGCGTACCGAGAGCGGTGTGCACCGGCTGGTAAGAAAATCACCGTTTGATTCCGGTAACCGCCGACATACCTCTTTCTCTGCGGTGTTCGTCTCACCGGAAGTCGATGATGATATCGATATCGATATTAATCCGGCCGACCTGCGTATTGATGTCTATCGTGCCAGTGGCGCCGGAGGTCAGCACGTTAACCGTACCGAGTCGGCGGTGCGAATTACGCATAATCCTACAGGCACCGTGGTGCAATGTCAGAATGACCGCTCGCAGCATAAGAACAAGGCCACGGCCATGAAGCAACTCAAGGCCAAGCTATATGAACTGGAAATGCAAAAACGTAATGCCGAATCTCAGGTTGTGGAAGACAGCAAGTCTGACATCGGTTGGGGCAGTCAGATCCGCTCCTACGTGCTCGACCAGTCACGCATTAAAGACCTGCGTACTGGTGTAGAAACCGGCAACACCCAGGCCGTGCTTGATGGCGATCTGGACAAGTTTATTGAAGCGAGCCTGAAGAAGGGCTTATAA
- the recJ gene encoding single-stranded-DNA-specific exonuclease RecJ has protein sequence MSQIEKTILRREASATLGMKGQHPVLSRIYAARDVKADEDLDYSLANLLPYQDLLGMREATTLLADAVMQDKRMVIVGDFDADGATSSALMMRALRMLGAQQVDYLVPNRFTFGYGLTPEIVELAAERKPDLLITVDNGISSIAGVRTAKQYGMQVIVTDHHLPADALPEADAIVNPNQPGDSFPCKSLAGVGVALYVMFSLRAELRRRDGFTLKGITEPNLAVLLDLVALGTVADVVPLERNNRILVAQGLARIRQGKCCAGITALLKVAGRDQQTCVAADFGFAVAPRLNAAGRLEDMSIGIECLLTDEPKQALALAQQLDALNHERRAIEQDMREQAFAALDSLQFDDAQQPVGVCLYDPGWHQGVIGILASRVKERLHRPVIAFASGDSGELKGSARSIPGLHIRDALDAVAAHNPGLISKFGGHAMAAGLSLPEAQFGRFCEAFDAEVRRQLDEEDLKGVVLSDGELASTELNLAFAETLRNAGPWGQGFPEPTFDGEFELVSRRIVGERHLKLMLRKPGEQACIDGIAFNITDADWPSRVERLRLAYRLDVNEFQGMRTAQLMVEHIEVLA, from the coding sequence ATGAGTCAGATTGAAAAAACCATTCTGCGTCGCGAGGCCAGCGCTACACTCGGTATGAAGGGTCAGCACCCTGTATTGTCACGTATCTATGCGGCGCGTGATGTGAAGGCCGACGAAGACCTTGATTACTCGCTGGCGAATCTTTTGCCCTATCAGGACTTGCTCGGCATGCGTGAGGCAACCACGCTGCTCGCCGATGCGGTCATGCAGGACAAACGCATGGTTATCGTCGGTGATTTTGATGCCGACGGGGCGACCAGTAGCGCCCTGATGATGCGTGCCCTGCGCATGCTCGGTGCGCAGCAGGTCGATTATCTGGTGCCAAACCGTTTTACCTTTGGTTATGGTCTGACGCCGGAGATTGTGGAACTGGCCGCGGAACGTAAACCAGATCTACTGATAACCGTCGATAATGGTATCTCCAGTATTGCCGGAGTCAGGACCGCCAAACAATATGGCATGCAGGTGATCGTGACCGATCACCATCTGCCCGCCGATGCGTTGCCCGAGGCCGATGCCATTGTGAACCCGAACCAGCCGGGCGACAGCTTTCCCTGCAAGTCGCTGGCCGGTGTTGGCGTGGCCCTGTATGTGATGTTTTCACTGCGTGCCGAGTTGCGCCGGCGCGATGGATTTACGCTCAAGGGGATTACTGAACCGAACCTGGCCGTCTTGCTGGATCTCGTCGCCCTTGGCACAGTCGCGGACGTGGTGCCACTGGAACGCAATAATCGTATCCTTGTTGCCCAGGGTCTGGCACGTATTCGTCAGGGTAAATGCTGTGCCGGTATTACGGCGTTGCTGAAGGTGGCCGGGCGAGATCAGCAGACCTGTGTTGCCGCTGACTTTGGTTTTGCGGTGGCACCGCGCCTGAATGCGGCGGGGCGGCTGGAGGATATGTCGATCGGCATCGAGTGTCTGCTCACCGATGAACCGAAGCAGGCCCTGGCACTGGCACAACAACTCGATGCCCTCAACCATGAACGGCGCGCCATTGAACAGGACATGCGCGAACAGGCCTTTGCCGCACTGGACAGCCTGCAGTTCGATGATGCCCAACAGCCGGTCGGTGTGTGTCTGTATGACCCGGGCTGGCACCAGGGTGTGATCGGCATCCTTGCCTCGCGGGTCAAGGAACGCCTGCATCGTCCGGTGATCGCCTTTGCCTCGGGAGATAGCGGAGAACTAAAAGGCTCGGCGCGTTCGATCCCCGGACTGCATATTCGTGATGCCCTTGATGCCGTGGCGGCGCATAATCCTGGCCTGATCAGCAAGTTCGGTGGCCATGCCATGGCCGCCGGTCTGAGCCTGCCTGAGGCGCAGTTCGGGCGTTTTTGCGAGGCCTTTGATGCCGAGGTGCGCCGGCAACTCGATGAGGAGGACCTGAAGGGTGTCGTGCTTAGCGACGGCGAACTGGCCAGTACAGAGCTGAACCTGGCGTTTGCCGAGACCCTGCGCAATGCCGGGCCCTGGGGGCAGGGCTTTCCGGAACCGACCTTCGATGGCGAGTTTGAACTGGTCAGCCGGCGTATTGTTGGTGAACGGCACCTGAAACTCATGTTACGCAAGCCCGGCGAGCAGGCCTGTATCGATGGCATCGCCTTCAATATCACCGACGCCGATTGGCCGAGCCGGGTGGAACGCCTGCGTCTTGCCTACCGTCTCGACGTAAATGAGTTCCAGGGGATGCGTACGGCACAGCTCATGGTTGAGCACATCGAGGTGCTGGCTTAA